In Allomuricauda ruestringensis DSM 13258, the following proteins share a genomic window:
- a CDS encoding DUF2141 domain-containing protein, translating into MKNILTISFILFVLSTFISFDRTPSPINPSLTVKVEGLRNSKGLVQYALYDHEGSLPDQKFKKYHQIRTSAISDGKSSTTFSDLPLGTYAISVLHDENKDGKIEMGLLLPKEGIGFSNFKTIGLSNRPNFDRASFVLVKDSVIVVNMIYK; encoded by the coding sequence ATGAAAAACATACTCACTATCAGCTTTATATTGTTTGTACTGTCCACATTCATCTCTTTTGATCGAACACCTTCCCCTATAAACCCTTCACTGACCGTAAAGGTGGAAGGGTTACGAAATTCCAAGGGTCTGGTTCAATACGCACTGTACGATCATGAAGGTTCACTTCCCGATCAAAAGTTCAAAAAATATCATCAAATAAGGACGTCTGCCATATCCGACGGAAAGTCTTCAACAACCTTTTCCGACCTTCCACTGGGCACCTATGCCATCAGTGTGCTTCATGATGAAAACAAGGACGGCAAAATTGAAATGGGATTGCTATTGCCCAAGGAAGGAATTGGTTTTTCCAATTTTAAAACGATTGGCCTGTCCAATCGTCCCAACTTCGACAGGGCTAGTTTTGTACTGGTCAAGGACAGTGTCATCGTAGTGAACATGATCTATAAATAG
- a CDS encoding TIGR00730 family Rossman fold protein, whose product MQEPIHPLQRTESKFLKGPLSRFKELAFTFRVQRSFIKAFRKMHFMGPCATVFGSARFEPENPYYVQAEQVGAALANLGFTVMTGGGPGIMEAANKGAFEAGGYSVGCNIILPFEQKPNPYLHTWINIPYFFVRKFLLMKYSYAFVVMPGGIGTLDELFEALTLIQTKMIQDFPVVIFGSDYHSELCNHIQLMAANESIGSADMELLFVTDSIEEMMEHIKTHAIKKFNLTRKPKKPKWWFGEQKIKGIFKSVSP is encoded by the coding sequence ATGCAAGAACCTATTCATCCTTTACAACGGACGGAATCCAAATTTCTCAAGGGGCCCTTGTCCCGGTTCAAGGAGCTCGCCTTCACCTTTCGGGTGCAGCGCAGTTTTATCAAGGCATTTCGGAAGATGCACTTTATGGGGCCCTGTGCGACCGTATTCGGCTCTGCCCGTTTTGAACCCGAAAACCCGTATTATGTACAAGCGGAACAAGTGGGGGCCGCTCTTGCCAATTTAGGGTTTACTGTCATGACCGGTGGTGGTCCGGGCATCATGGAAGCTGCGAACAAAGGTGCATTTGAGGCAGGGGGATATTCCGTTGGCTGCAATATCATCCTACCCTTTGAACAAAAGCCCAATCCCTATCTGCATACATGGATCAATATCCCCTATTTCTTTGTACGGAAATTCCTGTTGATGAAATATTCCTATGCTTTTGTGGTCATGCCCGGGGGGATTGGAACACTGGATGAACTTTTTGAGGCGCTCACCCTGATACAGACCAAAATGATACAGGATTTTCCTGTGGTCATATTTGGGTCGGACTACCACAGTGAGCTCTGCAACCATATCCAATTGATGGCAGCCAACGAGAGCATTGGATCAGCGGATATGGAACTGCTCTTTGTAACGGACTCCATTGAAGAAATGATGGAACATATCAAGACCCATGCGATCAAGAAGTTCAACCTGACCCGTAAACCCAAAAAACCAAAATGGTGGTTTGGGGAACAAAAGATCAAAGGAATCTTCAAAAGTGTATCACCATGA
- a CDS encoding ABC transporter permease, whose translation MRVILYIINKEFRQIFRNKGMLPIIFILPLLQLVILSNAATYEINNISFGYIDNDHTYTSRALVDKFRASTFFDVSHIFSHAKEGESAMLQGEVDVVFTIPEHFERDLLKDKNIDLGVTINAIDGAAAGVENVYINQIVKTFNKNLAVDLVQRSTNKVQPVQIEGIPLFWYNKTLNYKTFMVPGILVLLVTMITLFLSGMNIVREKEIGTLEQINVTPIKKHHFIIGKLFPFWVIGMGLLTIGLVLAKLIFATPMLGSLPLMYLYTSIYLLVILGMGLFISNFTDTQQQAMFIAWFFVVIFILMSGLFTPIESMPKWAQLLTEFNPIKYFVEIMRMVMLKGSGFYDILPQLIKTTFYALVMNAMAVWSYKKVS comes from the coding sequence ATGCGGGTAATCCTATATATCATAAACAAAGAATTCAGGCAGATCTTTAGAAATAAAGGCATGCTGCCCATTATATTCATATTGCCGTTGCTACAATTGGTCATTCTTTCCAATGCGGCCACCTACGAAATCAACAATATTTCCTTTGGTTATATAGATAATGACCACACCTATACTTCGAGGGCCTTGGTCGATAAGTTCCGTGCTTCCACTTTTTTTGATGTCTCCCACATATTTTCACATGCTAAAGAAGGGGAATCCGCCATGTTGCAAGGAGAGGTCGATGTGGTTTTCACAATCCCTGAGCACTTTGAACGCGATCTGTTGAAGGACAAAAATATCGATCTGGGTGTGACCATAAACGCCATTGACGGGGCCGCTGCCGGTGTCGAAAATGTCTATATCAATCAGATTGTAAAAACATTCAATAAGAACCTGGCCGTTGATTTGGTTCAAAGGTCCACAAACAAGGTACAACCAGTCCAAATTGAAGGCATCCCGCTTTTCTGGTACAACAAGACCCTTAACTATAAGACATTTATGGTTCCAGGAATCCTGGTATTGTTGGTGACCATGATCACCTTGTTCCTATCGGGAATGAACATTGTCCGGGAAAAGGAAATAGGCACTTTGGAACAGATCAATGTCACTCCCATTAAAAAACATCACTTTATCATTGGGAAGCTTTTTCCTTTTTGGGTCATTGGTATGGGCCTATTGACGATCGGTTTGGTATTGGCCAAACTCATCTTTGCTACCCCCATGTTGGGAAGCCTGCCCCTGATGTATCTATACACCTCCATATACCTCCTTGTCATTTTGGGGATGGGTCTCTTCATCTCCAATTTTACGGACACACAACAACAGGCCATGTTCATCGCATGGTTCTTTGTGGTCATTTTCATTTTGATGAGCGGTCTTTTCACACCCATCGAGAGCATGCCCAAATGGGCCCAACTACTGACCGAATTCAATCCTATCAAATACTTTGTGGAGATTATGCGTATGGTCATGCTAAAGGGTTCAGGGTTTTATGATATTCTCCCTCAACTTATCAAAACAACCTTCTATGCCCTGGTCATGAATGCCATGGCCGTATGGAGCTATAAAAAAGTTAGCTGA
- a CDS encoding Pycsar system effector family protein: MKNTESTSEKATVRDQRMEKLKKYDSRGVQTLFRTLSRNHYNLLKMVDNKARIMLTVNSIISSLLLGALFIVPTYEEFTISVGTRILVICSLLSMIFAILSMLPHRYIGKEFEQSNYKGTLYAENFAHQSLDEFKHELNRIMDSGQTIYDEMVVDLYFLGKTIAKKQRLLLISSAILLIGIIATIAYSLATGTVVFT; this comes from the coding sequence ATGAAAAACACCGAATCAACATCCGAGAAAGCCACGGTAAGGGATCAACGGATGGAAAAACTGAAAAAATATGACTCCCGTGGGGTACAGACCCTTTTCCGCACATTGTCCCGCAACCATTACAATCTTTTAAAGATGGTGGACAATAAAGCCAGGATCATGCTTACGGTCAATTCCATCATTTCCTCCCTGTTGTTGGGTGCCTTGTTCATAGTACCGACATACGAAGAATTCACCATATCCGTAGGCACAAGAATTTTGGTCATCTGTAGTTTGCTATCCATGATATTTGCCATCTTGAGCATGCTGCCCCATCGCTATATCGGTAAAGAATTTGAGCAGAGCAACTACAAGGGAACGCTCTATGCGGAAAACTTTGCTCACCAATCCCTTGACGAATTCAAACATGAGTTGAACCGAATAATGGATAGTGGACAAACTATTTACGACGAAATGGTGGTTGACCTCTATTTCTTGGGAAAGACCATAGCAAAAAAACAACGGTTACTCCTCATTTCTTCAGCAATTCTATTGATAGGGATTATAGCAACGATAGCCTATTCTTTGGCAACCGGAACCGTTGTCTTTACTTGA
- a CDS encoding restriction endonuclease — protein MERQTFKVRKYSGELERFSIAKLEQSLQKCGATSEEIVAVVAHLEPWIYDGISTDEIHRRVFSFLKKTNRVRASKYSLKRAIFDLGPTGYPFERMVGALLRHKGYKTTVSVVLKGACVEHEIDVLAEKQGNVYAIECKFHSDSKRSSNVKVPLYINSRFLDIQKKWNSDPAKNTHLKQGWLVTNTRFTTDAINYGNCIGLTLLSWDHPKNNGIPRHVDQFGLYPITTLTTLSKQEKRQLLDRGVILTMEIEQQPGILKELHLSSGKTIEVLSEVHQLCHL, from the coding sequence ATGGAGCGACAAACATTTAAAGTAAGGAAATATTCCGGGGAACTGGAGCGCTTTTCAATCGCTAAATTGGAACAATCCCTTCAAAAATGTGGGGCCACATCGGAAGAAATTGTTGCTGTTGTCGCTCATCTTGAGCCTTGGATCTATGATGGGATTTCGACCGATGAGATCCACAGAAGGGTATTTTCCTTTTTAAAAAAAACAAATCGTGTCCGAGCGTCCAAATACAGCTTGAAGCGGGCCATTTTTGACCTTGGGCCAACAGGCTATCCGTTTGAACGTATGGTCGGTGCCCTTTTAAGACACAAAGGATATAAGACCACGGTAAGTGTTGTCCTAAAGGGTGCATGCGTAGAACACGAAATAGACGTGTTGGCGGAAAAACAGGGCAATGTCTATGCCATTGAATGTAAGTTCCATTCCGACAGCAAACGCTCCAGTAATGTCAAGGTTCCTCTGTACATCAATTCAAGGTTCTTGGATATACAAAAAAAATGGAACTCCGATCCAGCCAAAAACACCCATTTAAAGCAAGGTTGGCTGGTCACCAATACCCGTTTCACCACAGATGCCATCAATTATGGAAATTGCATCGGGTTGACCCTATTGAGTTGGGATCATCCCAAGAACAATGGGATTCCTAGACATGTGGACCAATTTGGACTCTATCCCATCACCACACTGACCACCTTGTCCAAACAAGAAAAACGTCAACTTCTTGATAGGGGTGTCATCCTAACCATGGAAATCGAACAACAACCAGGAATTTTAAAAGAGCTACACCTTTCTTCCGGAAAAACCATAGAGGTGTTGTCCGAGGTCCATCAATTGTGCCATTTGTGA